From Nitrososphaerota archaeon:
CCGAAGCCTGAGCCGTGCACCAGTGTAACACCGGTCTCCTTCAAAAGATCGAGCACAAACTCTTTATCAGAAGACCATCTTGTGCCTCTGAGGTTTATCTTCGGGAAGAGGTAGAAGGCTCCTTTTGGTGTGGCTGCACTCATCAGCTCTATCTCTTGAATAGCCTTTAAACAGTAGTCTCTCCTCTCCTTAAGCTTCCTAATCATGTCTTGAATATGGTCTCTAGGTCCTTTTAGTGCCGCTACACCAGCCTTCTGGACCGGTGTGTTGGGGCAGAGCCTAACCCTAGCCAGCCTCAGAAGCCCCTCCTTAACCTCTTTTAGCTTCGTTTCCCCGTCTTTAAGGTAGATGTAGCCTAGCCTCCAGCCGGTCATTAGATGAGCCTTCGAGAAGCCGTTTAAACCGATCAGATTGACATCTTTGGCCAAGGACGCTGCTGGTGTGAAGCTGCTCTCAAAGATTATTTCATCGTAGATTTCATCAGCTATAAGGATAAGGTTGTTTTCAGCAGCTATCTGAACGACTTCTCTAACCACTTTGGCGTCGTAAAGTGCGCCCGTAGGATTATTTGGGTTGATAAGTAGAATCGCCTTCGTACGCTTACTTAACCTGCTTCTGAGGTGTTCTAAGTCAGGAGCCCAGCCCTCCTCCTCTACTGTGCGGTAGGCTACCGCCTTACCACCATAGAACCTTATGTAAGCGTTGTAGCTTGGGTAGCCTGGTGAAGGTACTAGGATTTCGTCGCCAGCTTCAACCAAGACCCCTGTCAGCATCTGTATACCCTCAGATATCCCGTTTGTGATTATAACATCGTCCTCAGATATTTCGCCACCCATCTTATTTAACCGCTCAGCTATCGCCTTACGCAGC
This genomic window contains:
- a CDS encoding aminotransferase class I/II-fold pyridoxal phosphate-dependent enzyme — its product is MVSVAARVGEVEYAIREVAALAAKLSKSGVKIIPLNIGDPVKFDFKTPQHIKDALIKAVQEDHNMYGPSEGLPELRKAIAERLNKMGGEISEDDVIITNGISEGIQMLTGVLVEAGDEILVPSPGYPSYNAYIRFYGGKAVAYRTVEEEGWAPDLEHLRSRLSKRTKAILLINPNNPTGALYDAKVVREVVQIAAENNLILIADEIYDEIIFESSFTPAASLAKDVNLIGLNGFSKAHLMTGWRLGYIYLKDGETKLKEVKEGLLRLARVRLCPNTPVQKAGVAALKGPRDHIQDMIRKLKERRDYCLKAIQEIELMSAATPKGAFYLFPKINLRGTRWSSDKEFVLDLLKETGVTLVHGSGFGEEYGSDHFRMVFLPPLEVLEEAFEKIRGFIKARHR